GGTAGAAAACAGTTTAAGCCATACCGTTTTTCAATGCCATGTATTCCTGTTCGGTTATTTTCATGACATAGGAATTGGTACTAAAGGTATGTTTTACTGGTTTGAATTTTTCGACCATATCCTTGAATCTATGCTTAAGCTCATGGAGCTCGGTCTGCTTTTTAAAATAGGCATCACGGTAATAAGTGAGTTCTTCTTTTTCCGTGATTAATTTTGGTTCTGGGAAGTCTTTTTTTTCGGTTTTCAAAGGTTGCATATCTTCCACTTCCTCAAATAAAGATTCAAGCATTTTCTTGGTTGGCTTCAATTGGGTTTCTTCAACATTTTTTAGAATGGAGACAATGGCATCCATGCGCTTGTCCAATATATTGGATAAAGACGTAGTGCCCGTTCTTAAGGTGTCATAGGGAGATAGATGGTTGTCCTCAAAAAAGGCAATCATAAAATCCAGCGTTTCGGAATAACTTGGACTTGTTTTTTTAGAATATTTTTTAAATTTATCAATGGTTTTTCTCTTTAGCCGAATCGTATTAAAATCATCCATAA
This genomic window from Mariniflexile sp. TRM1-10 contains:
- a CDS encoding BfmA/BtgA family mobilization protein, whose translation is MDDFNTIRLKRKTIDKFKKYSKKTSPSYSETLDFMIAFFEDNHLSPYDTLRTGTTSLSNILDKRMDAIVSILKNVEETQLKPTKKMLESLFEEVEDMQPLKTEKKDFPEPKLITEKEELTYYRDAYFKKQTELHELKHRFKDMVEKFKPVKHTFSTNSYVMKITEQEYMALKNGMA